Proteins found in one Sporosarcina sp. FSL K6-3457 genomic segment:
- a CDS encoding LacI family DNA-binding transcriptional regulator — protein sequence MASSKDVAKYAGVSQTTVSRVLNNPEMVQKKTLDKVLGAIDALNYQPNSIARSLVNNKTKSIALLSGPLHNPFFAESTTSIVNYAKEKGFNVNVHFENFGSNLEVYQDIVGNKVDGIILSSILYEDPIFERLNRLNVPFVMFNRKHEEAGHFIEMDNVQAGRLATEHLVRLNHVNIVWVGGPLNMSTFWGRFEGFKQIFEEENLPLNEQNIIITDTSREAIFKETASIMSRQSRPTAIYAATDSIAIFMMDYLLQKGYRIPQDISIIGTDNVNLSSHAAFQLSTVAITTEENLGRIAMETLINLIEGQSSSSSFVQKTIGTILLERKTTSTLK from the coding sequence ATGGCTTCTTCTAAAGATGTAGCAAAATATGCGGGTGTTTCGCAAACGACAGTTTCAAGAGTATTAAATAATCCAGAGATGGTGCAGAAAAAAACGCTTGATAAGGTTTTGGGGGCTATTGATGCCTTGAATTATCAACCGAATTCAATTGCACGTTCACTGGTGAATAATAAAACTAAATCGATAGCCTTACTATCAGGTCCGTTACATAATCCGTTTTTTGCAGAATCTACCACTTCTATTGTGAATTATGCAAAGGAAAAAGGATTTAATGTCAATGTTCATTTTGAAAACTTTGGTAGTAACTTAGAAGTTTATCAAGATATTGTTGGAAATAAAGTAGATGGGATTATTTTGTCATCTATTTTATATGAGGATCCTATTTTTGAAAGATTAAACAGACTCAATGTCCCTTTTGTAATGTTTAATAGAAAACATGAAGAGGCTGGTCATTTTATTGAAATGGATAATGTTCAAGCGGGACGTCTTGCGACAGAACATTTAGTGCGATTAAATCATGTTAATATTGTTTGGGTTGGAGGCCCTTTGAATATGAGTACGTTTTGGGGAAGATTTGAAGGCTTTAAACAAATTTTTGAAGAAGAGAATCTACCGTTAAACGAACAAAATATCATTATTACGGATACAAGCCGAGAAGCCATTTTTAAGGAGACTGCATCTATTATGTCTCGACAGAGTCGGCCGACAGCTATTTATGCTGCAACGGATTCAATTGCTATTTTTATGATGGATTACCTCCTGCAAAAAGGATATAGAATCCCGCAGGATATTAGTATTATTGGAACAGATAATGTGAATTTAAGTAGCCATGCAGCATTTCAGTTGAGCACAGTTGCAATTACAACTGAAGAAAATCTGGGTAGGATTGCAATGGAAACATTGATTAATCTGATTGAAGGACAGTCCTCGAGTTCTTCATTTGTTCAAAAAACAATTGGAACT
- a CDS encoding alpha/beta fold hydrolase, which translates to MILHTSVIGEGDPIVFLHSGLQTGESDFNYQSGHFKKNYKVILPDLRGHGKSKVNEIDVVNFFEDSAEDLKETLDFLKVEKTHIVGGSLGALVGLVFAKRFPDRVSSLTLSGITSEKPHNWAELQLIDARMQMAILENREAVNYFNQLHLSNWQSFIRLSQEIDWYPFNETGDASSIRCPALIIVGEGKLHEVSGALDYRKKNDRFHIAVVPFAAHLVHNEQPEIYTAILGRFLGNIE; encoded by the coding sequence ATGATTTTACACACAAGTGTTATCGGTGAAGGGGATCCGATTGTATTTCTTCATTCTGGATTGCAGACAGGGGAAAGTGATTTTAATTACCAAAGTGGACATTTTAAGAAGAATTATAAAGTCATACTTCCTGATTTACGAGGACATGGTAAATCGAAAGTCAATGAAATAGACGTTGTAAACTTTTTTGAAGACTCTGCGGAGGATTTGAAAGAAACACTGGATTTTCTTAAAGTCGAAAAAACACATATAGTAGGAGGATCTCTAGGTGCGCTTGTCGGGTTGGTTTTCGCAAAACGATTTCCTGATAGAGTAAGCAGTTTGACATTGTCTGGAATCACTTCGGAAAAACCTCATAATTGGGCTGAATTACAGCTTATTGATGCACGTATGCAAATGGCTATTCTTGAAAATAGGGAAGCAGTTAATTATTTTAATCAACTGCATCTGTCAAACTGGCAAAGTTTTATAAGGCTATCACAGGAGATTGACTGGTATCCGTTTAATGAAACAGGTGATGCCTCAAGTATTCGATGTCCAGCGCTAATAATCGTTGGGGAAGGAAAGTTGCATGAAGTGAGTGGAGCTCTCGACTATCGGAAAAAGAATGACCGTTTCCATATAGCAGTCGTGCCATTTGCAGCTCACTTAGTTCATAATGAACAACCAGAGATATATACAGCAATTTTAGGAAGGTTTCTTGGAAATATTGAATGA